One Bacillota bacterium genomic region harbors:
- the nfi gene encoding deoxyribonuclease V (cleaves DNA at apurinic or apyrimidinic sites), with product MKIHPLHPWTLEPAGARELQRELAGLLRFQLPLGLLVRHVCGVDVSSARRDDRVYAAAVVLSFPELDLVEAATAASTTAFPYVPGLLSFREGPVLLEALQHLRRVPDVVLCDGQGAAHPRGLGIASHLGLFLDRPTIGVAKTVLVGEYHPPGPEPGANSPLVYRGRVVGAVLRTRRAMKPVFISPGHLIDLNTACELAFACCRGYRLPEPVRRAHLLSNRLRTGHLRGEK from the coding sequence ATGAAGATTCATCCCCTGCACCCCTGGACGTTAGAGCCGGCCGGGGCGCGGGAACTCCAGCGGGAACTGGCCGGGTTGCTCCGGTTCCAGCTTCCGTTGGGGCTTTTGGTCAGGCACGTCTGTGGCGTTGATGTGTCTTCCGCCCGTAGGGATGACCGGGTTTACGCGGCCGCCGTGGTGCTCTCCTTTCCGGAACTCGACCTGGTGGAGGCGGCGACCGCCGCTTCCACCACTGCTTTTCCGTATGTGCCGGGCTTGCTGTCTTTCCGGGAAGGCCCAGTCCTGCTGGAGGCCCTGCAACACTTGCGCCGTGTTCCTGACGTGGTGCTGTGCGACGGGCAGGGTGCCGCTCATCCCCGGGGCCTGGGGATTGCGAGTCACCTTGGGCTTTTCCTGGACCGGCCCACCATAGGTGTGGCCAAGACGGTTCTGGTGGGGGAGTACCACCCCCCGGGGCCCGAACCCGGGGCCAACTCGCCCCTGGTCTACCGGGGACGCGTCGTCGGCGCCGTCCTCAGGACCAGGCGCGCGATGAAGCCGGTGTTCATCTCCCCCGGGCATCTTATCGATCTAAATACCGCCTGTGAGCTGGCGTTCGCTTGCTGCCGCGGTTACCGCCTGCCGGAACCGGTCCGCCGGGCGCATCTTTTGTCCAACCGGCTGCGCACGGGGCATTTGAGAGGTGAGAAGTGA
- a CDS encoding cell wall hydrolase produces MSRLRIRRESAFFVAVVLTVALVGLLVAWLTGRWYQYPPAIEWLDLPGAPALQEYTPAPFEVDEAIPVAGRVGGQDAVQLLARIIQAEAANEPYVGKVAVGAVVLNRVRHASFPKTIPGVIFQPRAFQPVANGRIWLPVEQESYRAARHALAGWDPSHGALYFWNPAKSTSPWIWTRTIITRIGRHVFGR; encoded by the coding sequence GTGAGTCGCCTACGCATACGCCGTGAGAGCGCGTTCTTCGTAGCGGTCGTCTTGACGGTCGCGCTGGTGGGACTGCTGGTGGCCTGGCTCACCGGAAGGTGGTACCAGTACCCGCCCGCGATTGAATGGCTCGATCTGCCGGGCGCGCCTGCCCTCCAGGAGTATACGCCGGCGCCTTTCGAAGTCGACGAGGCTATTCCAGTGGCTGGGAGGGTGGGCGGACAAGATGCCGTCCAGTTGCTGGCGCGCATAATTCAGGCCGAAGCCGCCAACGAGCCCTACGTCGGCAAGGTGGCCGTAGGAGCGGTGGTTCTCAACCGGGTGCGGCATGCCTCCTTCCCCAAGACCATTCCCGGGGTGATCTTCCAACCGCGGGCCTTTCAGCCGGTGGCCAACGGGCGGATCTGGCTGCCGGTCGAACAGGAATCCTACCGGGCGGCCCGGCACGCCCTGGCTGGGTGGGATCCCAGCCACGGAGCCCTTTATTTCTGGAATCCGGCCAAGTCGACCAGTCCCTGGATCTGGACCCGCACGATCATCACCAGAATCGGCCGGCATGTTTTCGGCCGTTAA